Genomic DNA from Candidatus Rhabdochlamydia sp. T3358:
TAACGAACTTGAATACAGATATAAGGATATTCGTGTTGATTGTCATAATCACGCCCTTCTTTTCTCTGATAGAGTTGAATTAAAATCTCTTTGTTGTACCATGCTGGGACAGCTACATCTAAATGATGATAGGATCTTTCAAATTCTAGATACTCTTGAGGATTTTCTTGATAATACTTTTGTAAAATAGCAATGATTTCCTCTGGATGCTCTTGCCTCCCTTCTACATAAAAATCCACCTCTGCGCCGATCATGTGCTTAGAAGTAGAATTAAAGCTATCGGCATAGGTATTGTGAGCAGGACAGCGATGTCCGCAGGTAATGATCACTTTAGAGTGGGTTTTTTCTTGCACAAAGTTCAAAAGATCGATCAAAATAGGATAGATAAATTCTTTGCCTTGATGTATGGGAAGAGAATGTGTGTGACACCCACCGCAATCAAAGTAGGTTTGATTCTCTTCAGTTCGTGGAGGATTGAATCCTGAACCCTTACAACGAAAATACTCTTTAGTAATCTTAGTCTGCTGTCCTATATATCCATTTTCCCAAGGATAAGGCTCTCTTATTCTATGTTTAGGAGTATCAATCTGATAATGATATTCATCATGATTGCGGTGAATAAATTCACCTTTAGCATTCAGTCTACGTAGTTTTTTCTGCTCTGATTGCTCCATGCCAGAGCATCCTATCAAAAGTAACAAGAGGATAACTCGTTTCATCCCTACCCTATAAGATTTTGCTCAACCACATATTCTAAGATCTCTTTCCAACTATTATATTTTTCTAGAAAGTATCTAAGCATTTCTTTATCACCTCTCTTTCGTTTTTCACAAGGATCTAGTAAACAATCAAGCGTAGAATCTAAAAAAGGAAATAAAGCATTTAGGGCAAGCTCTTCTTGAAAATCAAATTCTAAGAGAATCATTTTAGCAGTGGGTGCGCTTACTTCTTGTGCTTCATGAGTTATTTTTAGCATGCGTAGAGTCATTTCTTGTAAACGTAAAACGCTTGCATGGAGTTTTTTCTTTTCAGATGCAATGGCTTTACTAAAATGGGGGTCTAATTGATAGAGTTGCATTTTTTGATGAATAGCAGCATGCAGGTCAATGGGTTTCCAATCTGCAGAAACCTCTTCTAATGAAGAGTTTTCTATATCTTTAAACCCAAGCCCATTTGTTGCATTGATAAATCGACAATTTTTATGTTTTTTAGCAAAAGAAGCAATGCATTCTGATTCCATTACCCACTTTACTGTGGTATAAACAAGTTCATCTTTAATATTCTTTCGGCGTAAAAGCTTTTCTGCAGCCTGCGTATTCTCTTCTAGTGTTTTAGGATCAATAACAGAATGAGATACTACTTTTTCTGCATATCTTTGCATACCGGTATAAGATAGATCCACCCCGACAAAAACAATGGGATTACAGCCCATTTCTACAGCAAAGGCTAAGCTAAGGGTGGTCACCGATAAAGCCTCCATTCCTAAATCAGGTCCTACTGCTTGATGATCTATTCCAAGCAGGTGTTCAAAATGCTTTTCACAAGTACCCCCTGTATCAGAAACAAGATACCCCATCTGCCCATTACACGTATTCCAAATATCTGGATGGACTCTGGTTGCATAAATGAGCGGTGTTTCATATGCAGATGCTGTTTTTAGTCTTTCAAATTCTTCAAAATTAGGATCAGCTGCTATATTTAAATGTGGAGTCACACCTTGATTGCTTAAAGCAGTAATGGCTGAGCCTCCTGCTAGAATCAGCGCGCGATCATGCAAATTCTTCAAAGGACCTATAGCATCTAATAAAGAAGGACCTGCTCCACAAATGATTGCAGGAATGTTTACAAATTGCCCTTGAAATCGATTAGCTAAAAAAGAATGAGGCCACCTAGAGATATTCCTCATAAGGTTTGCTAGCATGTGATGAGACTTTAGAATCTCTGTTGTATTTGCATGCACAACAGTTGTAATCCTTAAGAGTTGTAAGCACAACTGCTCAAATTGAGGTCTTTTGCGATAAGAATTGGTTGCTTGGATAAAAACATGTTCTACTGGATAGCTAGATACAATCTCTTCTAATTTTTTTTCATAAGGTTCTTCTAGATAGGATAAAAACATTTGAGAGTCTTGAAGTATTTGCTCACTGTAAGTAGAAGACAAAAATCTCTCTATTGCGCTGAGCGCATCTTCTAAGAAAACCACTCTTCTTGTTTTTTCTTCCAAAACCCATTTCTTTAAACTAGGATAAGCGCTGGCCCCACCAATTCCATAAATATAAAAAACCTCAACGGTTTTAAATTCAGGAATAAACTCCTCTTCCGGCAAGACTTCACAAGGGCTTGAGAAATTCAATAAAAAAATAAGCTCTGGGTATCTTTCACTTAAAAGATCTAAAGAACTATTTCCAGCAAAGCTTTTTTCCATCCCATATCCCCTCTTTTGAAGTAGTCATTTGTGCATTACAATAGGTTTTTTCTATATAATTACAATCGGATGTATAAATCCCTTCTAATGTTAGCTGTCCTTTTTGATCCCAGTGTTTACGATCATAACGCTTTGGTGTATGGAAAACTTTTTCCTCACGCAAAACTTGATTACAGAAAAAATGGCGATGCACTCCTATAGATTCTCCTTTTTCATAACAACCTTCATCTAGAAGCATCTGCTCTTCATTCCAAAGTCGATCCCAGCCATGTTTTTGTCCATTTTGATAGTCAATAGATCTTTTCAGTAACCCTGATTCCCAAAAAAGACGCACCTGTCCATCTAATTGATGCAAGCGATAAGGAATTTGGCTTTTTATACCACCTGTTTCATAGAAATACTCCTGTAGACCTTCAGGCTTCCCATTTATAAATCGTTGTATACTCGCTGGCTTTTGAGAAGAGTAAAAATAGCGCGTTTTCCCTACTTTTTTACCCAAATAGTACCAACTCTT
This window encodes:
- a CDS encoding D-Ala-D-Ala carboxypeptidase family metallohydrolase, with amino-acid sequence MKRVILLLLLIGCSGMEQSEQKKLRRLNAKGEFIHRNHDEYHYQIDTPKHRIREPYPWENGYIGQQTKITKEYFRCKGSGFNPPRTEENQTYFDCGGCHTHSLPIHQGKEFIYPILIDLLNFVQEKTHSKVIITCGHRCPAHNTYADSFNSTSKHMIGAEVDFYVEGRQEHPEEIIAILQKYYQENPQEYLEFERSYHHLDVAVPAWYNKEILIQLYQRKEGRDYDNQHEYPYICIQVRYDKEAKERVIYSWPKAFKGFRRY
- a CDS encoding 6-hydroxymethylpterin diphosphokinase MptE-like protein, which encodes MEKSFAGNSSLDLLSERYPELIFLLNFSSPCEVLPEEEFIPEFKTVEVFYIYGIGGASAYPSLKKWVLEEKTRRVVFLEDALSAIERFLSSTYSEQILQDSQMFLSYLEEPYEKKLEEIVSSYPVEHVFIQATNSYRKRPQFEQLCLQLLRITTVVHANTTEILKSHHMLANLMRNISRWPHSFLANRFQGQFVNIPAIICGAGPSLLDAIGPLKNLHDRALILAGGSAITALSNQGVTPHLNIAADPNFEEFERLKTASAYETPLIYATRVHPDIWNTCNGQMGYLVSDTGGTCEKHFEHLLGIDHQAVGPDLGMEALSVTTLSLAFAVEMGCNPIVFVGVDLSYTGMQRYAEKVVSHSVIDPKTLEENTQAAEKLLRRKNIKDELVYTTVKWVMESECIASFAKKHKNCRFINATNGLGFKDIENSSLEEVSADWKPIDLHAAIHQKMQLYQLDPHFSKAIASEKKKLHASVLRLQEMTLRMLKITHEAQEVSAPTAKMILLEFDFQEELALNALFPFLDSTLDCLLDPCEKRKRGDKEMLRYFLEKYNSWKEILEYVVEQNLIG
- a CDS encoding toxin-antitoxin system YwqK family antitoxin; amino-acid sequence: MLKENYVFTQEKLIIYDEELGLDIQYEHFCPYLPQSLESPNLVLTNTQAYLIYEGKQQGECRWFFEDKTCQATLFYDQGLLHGPSTFFNPQGQILTKSWYYLGKKVGKTRYFYSSQKPASIQRFINGKPEGLQEYFYETGGIKSQIPYRLHQLDGQVRLFWESGLLKRSIDYQNGQKHGWDRLWNEEQMLLDEGCYEKGESIGVHRHFFCNQVLREEKVFHTPKRYDRKHWDQKGQLTLEGIYTSDCNYIEKTYCNAQMTTSKEGIWDGKKLCWK